From the Martelella mediterranea DSM 17316 genome, one window contains:
- the dhaL gene encoding dihydroxyacetone kinase subunit DhaL, producing the protein MMYLDCHALADLFRAFARRMNDERDYLAELDGAIGDADHGTAMAEGFSAAAVALTHDAADYPSLRIALTQAGRSFLNAVGATTGPLYASGLTRAGLAMPEDKQVPIERLADILISISEGIEERGKASPGDKTMLDAWLPATHAIRDARNEGETLAQIMTRAAAAAKEGAEATRGMVAAKGRAARLGARTIGHLDPGAVSAAALIDTAREWVCSATERETL; encoded by the coding sequence ATGATGTATCTCGATTGCCATGCCCTCGCCGATCTGTTTCGCGCCTTCGCGCGCCGGATGAATGATGAACGCGATTATCTCGCGGAACTGGATGGGGCGATCGGCGATGCCGATCACGGCACGGCCATGGCCGAAGGCTTTTCCGCCGCCGCCGTGGCGCTGACCCACGATGCCGCCGACTATCCCTCGCTCCGGATCGCGCTGACGCAGGCGGGCCGCTCCTTTCTCAACGCCGTCGGCGCCACCACCGGTCCGCTCTATGCCAGCGGGCTGACGCGCGCGGGCCTTGCCATGCCGGAAGACAAACAGGTGCCGATCGAGCGCCTTGCCGATATTCTGATCTCGATTTCGGAAGGAATCGAGGAACGCGGCAAGGCATCCCCCGGCGACAAGACCATGCTGGATGCGTGGTTGCCGGCGACCCATGCGATCCGCGATGCCAGGAATGAGGGTGAAACACTCGCTCAGATCATGACCCGCGCCGCTGCCGCCGCCAAAGAAGGGGCCGAGGCGACGCGCGGCATGGTGGCGGCCAAGGGCCGCGCCGCTCGCCTTGGCGCGCGCACTATCGGCCATCTCGATCCCGGCGCGGTCTCCGCGGCCGCGCTGATCGACACCGCCCGCGAATGGGTCTGCTCGGCAACTGAGCGAGAGACCCTTTGA
- a CDS encoding bifunctional sugar-binding transcriptional regulator/dihydroxyacetone kinase subunit DhaK encodes MARKSGPRALSASERQSSSQLPLRFGGDPLLWAAWLYYEEGMTQGDIAVAMGISRPTVNAYLADARTRGIVSIEIAPEKFRQLSLAQSLKEHFGLADCLVIPSTGGERTLTERLGAAGAQVLALHAQSGDTIAVTWGRTMLAIANAVERVNLRDMRVVQATGGTTAKIPWTPEACATRLAEALDARCIPLSSPAILSSASVRDVLFEEPVIAEQLGVLAAANRILLGISSLRAESTIHTSGFFDKVDVNEHYHAAVGSIAGRLINARGEPVAGPLDGRTVGIELAALRAIPQRIAVAGGIDKVQAILAALRGGYVSVLVTDVDTAWGILRSENVDIRPQRMETARAPQLPERVHTKKFINRPQDAVDETLASALLAHPEILAPVPGAPRALRSVHAPRPGKVGLVIGGGAGHEPGFFGYVGQGLADAVVVGNVFAAPPPDPILASTRAVDGGAGVLHIFGNFSGDVMNFEIAAEMAAAEGIEVQAVVTTDDIASSPKEMRATRRGVAGNVFIFKVAGAACERMMPLDACVAVARRANERTFTMGLALEPGASIETRRPTFQLGPDEMEIGVGVHGEPGIARAAIGTADQAADLVIDRLLDEMMPKEGDRVALLVNSLGATPDMELYILNGRIRKRLKAHGLKVTRSLVGRYYTSLDMAGVSISLMHLDDELADLLDAPCSSVALSRR; translated from the coding sequence ATGGCACGAAAGAGCGGTCCGCGCGCCCTGTCCGCCTCCGAGAGGCAATCCAGCTCCCAACTGCCCCTGCGCTTCGGCGGCGATCCACTGCTGTGGGCGGCATGGCTTTATTACGAGGAGGGCATGACCCAGGGCGACATTGCCGTCGCCATGGGCATTTCGCGCCCCACCGTGAACGCCTATCTCGCCGATGCCCGCACACGCGGCATTGTCTCGATCGAGATCGCGCCGGAAAAATTCCGGCAATTGTCGCTCGCTCAGAGCCTGAAGGAGCATTTCGGCCTCGCCGATTGTCTGGTGATCCCGTCAACCGGCGGCGAGCGCACGCTGACGGAGCGGCTGGGGGCCGCGGGCGCGCAGGTGCTGGCGCTGCATGCGCAATCCGGCGACACCATCGCGGTGACCTGGGGCCGGACGATGCTGGCGATCGCCAATGCCGTCGAGCGCGTCAATCTCAGAGACATGCGCGTGGTTCAGGCCACCGGCGGCACGACCGCCAAGATCCCGTGGACGCCGGAAGCCTGCGCGACGCGGCTGGCCGAGGCGCTCGACGCCCGTTGCATTCCGCTGTCCTCGCCCGCGATCCTGTCATCCGCTTCAGTTAGGGACGTGCTGTTCGAAGAGCCGGTCATCGCCGAACAGCTCGGCGTGCTGGCAGCAGCAAACCGCATCCTGCTCGGCATCTCGTCGCTGCGCGCTGAAAGCACGATCCACACCAGCGGCTTCTTCGACAAGGTGGATGTCAACGAGCATTATCACGCCGCTGTCGGCAGCATTGCCGGGCGGCTGATCAATGCGCGCGGCGAACCCGTGGCCGGCCCGCTCGACGGGCGCACGGTCGGCATCGAGCTTGCCGCGCTGCGCGCCATTCCCCAGAGGATCGCGGTCGCCGGCGGGATCGACAAGGTACAGGCGATCCTCGCGGCGCTGCGCGGCGGCTATGTCAGCGTGCTGGTCACCGATGTGGACACCGCCTGGGGCATATTGCGCTCCGAGAATGTGGATATTCGCCCGCAGCGGATGGAGACCGCCAGAGCGCCGCAACTGCCCGAACGGGTCCACACCAAGAAATTCATCAACCGGCCGCAGGACGCGGTCGACGAAACGCTGGCGAGCGCGCTTCTGGCGCATCCGGAAATCCTGGCCCCGGTTCCGGGCGCACCGCGCGCCCTGCGTTCGGTTCACGCTCCCCGCCCCGGCAAGGTCGGCCTCGTCATCGGCGGCGGCGCGGGGCACGAGCCCGGCTTTTTCGGCTATGTCGGCCAGGGGCTTGCGGATGCGGTCGTCGTCGGCAATGTGTTCGCCGCCCCGCCGCCCGACCCGATCCTCGCCTCCACCCGCGCGGTTGATGGCGGGGCCGGCGTGCTGCACATTTTCGGCAATTTCTCCGGCGACGTGATGAATTTCGAGATCGCCGCCGAAATGGCCGCGGCCGAGGGCATTGAAGTGCAGGCCGTCGTCACCACCGACGACATCGCCTCATCGCCAAAGGAGATGCGGGCCACGCGGCGTGGGGTCGCCGGCAATGTGTTCATCTTCAAGGTCGCGGGCGCGGCCTGCGAGCGGATGATGCCGCTTGACGCCTGCGTGGCAGTGGCGCGGCGGGCCAATGAGCGCACCTTCACCATGGGACTGGCGCTGGAGCCCGGCGCTTCGATCGAAACCCGCCGCCCGACCTTTCAGCTCGGACCCGACGAGATGGAGATCGGCGTCGGCGTTCATGGCGAACCCGGCATTGCCCGCGCCGCCATCGGCACGGCCGATCAGGCCGCCGATCTCGTGATCGACCGCCTGCTCGATGAAATGATGCCGAAGGAAGGCGATCGCGTCGCCCTGCTGGTCAATTCGCTGGGCGCGACGCCGGACATGGAGCTCTACATCCTGAACGGCCGCATCAGAAAGCGGCTCAAGGCGCACGGGCTCAAGGTCACGCGATCGCTGGTCGGGCGCTACTACACCTCGCTCGACATGGCCGGCGTCTCGATCTCGCTGATGCATCTCGATGACGAACTGGCCGACCTGCTGGATGCGCCCTGTTCGTCGGTTGCGCTGTCGCGGCGGTAA